CTCTTTCGTTTTATTCTTGTTACCCATAATCTATCCCCCTTACAGGCAATAGGCTCTTGCTAACCGTAAACTATTGTGAATGAACTATTCAAATTTAAACCCATTATTTTTAAACAGTTTCACACATACTTCAACAACTTGAGGATCATAGAGAATGCCCTTGTTTTGTATGATTTCTTTTAGAGCTATATCCATGCCCAATGCAGGTCTGTATGGTCTGTGTGATGCAATGGCCTCAACGACATCGGCAACCGCTAAAATCTTAGCTTCGAGTATGATATCTTCGTTCTTCAGGCCCTGGGGGTAACCAGAACCATCTAATCTCTCATGGTGCTGGAGTACCATCTGGGCGATAGGGTAAGGGAATTCTATGTCTTTTAGCATATCATAGCCGATCTGTGGATGAGTTTTTATAAGACCAAACTCAAGTTCTGTGAGTTTGCGGGGCATGCTTAATATTTCTGCGGGTATTGATATTTTTCCTAAGTCGTGGATAACCCCTGCCATACGGATACCGTCAGTCACTTCTTGAGAGAGGTCCATTTCTTTTGCGATTGAACGGCCGAGGCTTGATACCCTTCTCTGATGACCTGATGTGTATGGATCTCTCACTTCGACCGCCATTGCAATGACATCAATGGTTCCGCCTATTGCCTTTCTCAATCTATCCATATTTTGTCTGATAGATTCCTCAGCCTGTTTCCTGTATGTTATATCTTCCATTGTGCCTTCATTATAGAGCATATTACCCTTACTATCCCTGACAGTCCTCACCTTAAAAGAAACCCACATTGTGCTCCCATCTTTTCGATAGAGCTGGGTTTCAAATCCTGATACGACATTTTGTTTGTCCAGCATTCGCATAAGCTCTTCCCGTTGCCCTAATTCAACGTAGAGTTGCTTTCCAATATCTCGAATGCTCTCTGTGAGTTCTTCAAAGGAATCATATCCAAGCATCTGGAGGAAGGATTTATTTGCCACAATGAGCTGGCCACCACGTGTGGTCTGGTATATCCCCTCCACAGCATACTCGACAATGCTACGGTATTTTTCCTCGCTTTCATGGAGCAACATCTGCGCTTGTTTCTGCTCGGTGATGTCTTCATACATAACTACAATTTGCCTCTCCTTTAAGCTCTCTCCAATTCTTGAAGTACTTACCCTGCACAACATATCTTTCCCGTCTTTGCGACGACAGGGGAAATCTTCACTGTATGTCTGTTGTTTCTCAAGAACAGGATAGAAGTGTTTGCCTATTTCTTTGTATTCCTCCTCAGTCCTGTAAAGAACTCTTGTATTCTTCCCGATCAACTCCTCAGGCTTCCAGCCAAAAACAGTCTCCACCGCATTATTGGCAAAGATAATTTTACGTTCCTTCAACCCAATGACTGCGTGGGGAATGGCAGACAAGACTGAGGATTCTAACTCTTCTAAGGTCCTTAAATTTTCTATTGCTTGTTTCTGCTCGGTGATGTCTTCAATGGTTCCTTCGTAGTAGAGGAGCTTACCTTCTCCGTCTTGAACAGCCCTGACGTTTTCTGAAACCCATATTTTACTTCCATCTTTACGGTATGCTTCAAGCTCAAATCCTTCTACAATATCCTGTGTATCAAGTAGGTGTCTGAACTCTATACGGCGTTTCGGGTCCACGTAGTATTGCGTGCCAATGTCGGTGATAGAGTTGACCATTTCTTCGGGAGAGGTGTAACCATACATCTTTGCCATTGCAAAGTTTACACTGAGGAATTTTCCTTCAGGTGTGCTCTGGAATATACCTTCAACAGCATGCTCGAAGATATTACGGTATTTTTCTTCGCTCTCCTTAAGTTTTTGCTCTGTCCGCCTGCGGTCCGTGATGTCGCGGCACAGTGACAAGATCCTGGCGGAGTCTCCGCTGCCCAGGACGGTCGCGTTGAGCTCAATGGGAGTGATTTGTCCACTCCGGTTTACGTAGTCGATTTCCAGATTTCTAACATAGCCCTGCTTGACACACCTCTTCACTTCGGCGGCATTTCGCTCCAGGTCATATGGGGCGGTCCATTCAACCACGCCTCGGCCGAGGATCTCCTCCAGCGCGCCATAGCCCGTTAGCCGGATATATTCCTTGTTGGCGTCGATGACTCTGCCTTGGGGAGAGGATTCCCATTCATGTCATAGATCG
This Pseudomonadota bacterium DNA region includes the following protein-coding sequences:
- a CDS encoding PAS domain S-box protein, with protein sequence MEEILGRGVVEWTAPYDLERNAAEVKRCVKQGYVRNLEIDYVNRSGQITPIELNATVLGSGDSARILSLCRDITDRRRTEQKLKESEEKYRNIFEHAVEGIFQSTPEGKFLSVNFAMAKMYGYTSPEEMVNSITDIGTQYYVDPKRRIEFRHLLDTQDIVEGFELEAYRKDGSKIWVSENVRAVQDGEGKLLYYEGTIEDITEQKQAIENLRTLEELESSVLSAIPHAVIGLKERKIIFANNAVETVFGWKPEELIGKNTRVLYRTEEEYKEIGKHFYPVLEKQQTYSEDFPCRRKDGKDMLCRVSTSRIGESLKERQIVVMYEDITEQKQAQMLLHESEEKYRSIVEYAVEGIYQTTRGGQLIVANKSFLQMLGYDSFEELTESIRDIGKQLYVELGQREELMRMLDKQNVVSGFETQLYRKDGSTMWVSFKVRTVRDSKGNMLYNEGTMEDITYRKQAEESIRQNMDRLRKAIGGTIDVIAMAVEVRDPYTSGHQRRVSSLGRSIAKEMDLSQEVTDGIRMAGVIHDLGKISIPAEILSMPRKLTELEFGLIKTHPQIGYDMLKDIEFPYPIAQMVLQHHERLDGSGYPQGLKNEDIILEAKILAVADVVEAIASHRPYRPALGMDIALKEIIQNKGILYDPQVVEVCVKLFKNNGFKFE